One window of Coriobacteriia bacterium genomic DNA carries:
- a CDS encoding heavy-metal-associated domain-containing protein, with product MNWQTWVVLAILLVLVVLAGRHAIRTFVGKDDCCGGSGSCDIPRKKVKAVKVADKDMTHYPYHEVLSIGGMSCAGCAENVQNALNAIEGTWARVDLVSRTANVLSKQPIDDARLEAAVSDAGYRVIRV from the coding sequence ATGAACTGGCAAACATGGGTTGTGCTGGCGATCCTTCTGGTACTCGTTGTGCTTGCGGGACGCCATGCTATCCGTACGTTTGTGGGCAAGGACGACTGTTGCGGGGGATCGGGCAGCTGCGACATACCTCGCAAGAAGGTCAAGGCCGTGAAGGTTGCGGACAAGGACATGACCCACTATCCCTACCACGAGGTGCTGTCCATCGGCGGCATGAGCTGCGCAGGGTGTGCCGAGAACGTGCAAAACGCCCTGAACGCCATCGAGGGGACGTGGGCTCGCGTCGACCTAGTGTCGCGCACGGCGAACGTCCTGTCTAAGCAGCCCATCGACGACGCGCGTCTCGAGGCGGCCGTCTCCGACGCCGGGTATCGCGTCATTCGCGTCTAG
- the rnhA gene encoding ribonuclease HI → MNVTIYTDGSARGNPGRGGYGAVLHYVDSKGKLHVLELSKGYQRTTNNRMELLAVIVALETLRRPCKVEVISDSQYVVNAFKQRWVDGWVRRGWKTAAKQPVKNVDLWKRMLAAKEPHDVSFTWVKGHAGHPENERCDQLATEAADGGNLLVDEGFVDAD, encoded by the coding sequence ATGAACGTCACGATCTACACGGACGGCTCCGCGCGTGGCAACCCCGGGCGGGGCGGCTACGGCGCCGTGCTGCACTATGTCGACTCAAAGGGCAAGCTCCACGTGCTCGAGCTCTCGAAGGGCTATCAGCGCACGACGAACAACCGCATGGAGCTGCTCGCTGTCATCGTGGCGCTCGAGACGCTGCGTCGGCCGTGCAAGGTGGAGGTCATCTCCGACTCGCAATACGTCGTCAACGCGTTCAAGCAGCGCTGGGTCGATGGCTGGGTGCGTCGCGGATGGAAGACGGCGGCAAAGCAGCCTGTCAAGAACGTCGACCTGTGGAAGCGCATGCTGGCGGCCAAGGAGCCCCACGACGTGAGCTTTACCTGGGTGAAGGGTCATGCGGGGCACCCGGAGAACGAGCGCTGCGATCAGCTGGCGACCGAGGCGGCAGACGGCGGAAACCTACTCGTGGACGAGGGCTTCGTCGACGCGGATTAA